From Bradyrhizobium erythrophlei:
CGGAATATCTATCCAAAAACCCGATGGGAACGATGCCTCTCCTCGAACTGGATGATGGAACGCAACTCGCCGAGTCTGTAGCGATCTGCCGGTATATAGAGGAGCTTCACCCGGACCCGCCTCTTTTCGGCACAACGCCGATTGAACGGGCTCTGATCGAGATGTGGAATCGGCGAATGGAGTTAGAGTTGCTGATACCGATAATTGATCATTTCGTGCATTCGTCCACGTTCTATAAGGAACGCCTTTCGCAGGTAGCGGATATTGCGCACCGCGGTCACATGCACGCACAGGCGCGGATGCGCTGGCTCGATGGCGAGTTGGCGATGCGGCCCTTTATAGCCGGTAATCAATACACGATCGCCGACATCACAGCCCAGTGCGCTCTCATACTGGGCAAGAATACCGGAACGCCAATTCCCAACGATTCACAGCATCTTGCGCGATGGTTCACTGATGTATCGAAGAGACCAACCGCTCGAGTGTGAGGAGGCAAAATTTCCGTACGTTGGCCGATTACATCAATGTGTCGGTGCAGCCGATTATGCAACCGGTGGAAACGCCCCGAGGGCTGGGGCGTCTGGCACCACGATCAAAAGGCGAAATCAATGACAACAATAAAGGCGATGCGGCTAGCTTCGCTGGTCACTGCAATCAATGTCCTGGTCGCGAGCGGCTTTTCTATCGCGGCGATCTTCCGTCCGGAAGCCGTGGTGCCTGCCGGCTCCATTCCAACAGAGGCGTCGCTGCTATTAGCCATGTACGCGGCGGCGCGCACAATTCCGCTGGCTTTGTTTGCATTGGCGGCAATCTACAAACAAGCGACGTCTGCGTTGCTGATCCTGGGCACGCTCGCGGGCGCCATGCAATTGCTGGATGCCGGAATCGGTCTGTTTCAGCATGATCTGGGGAAATTCGCTGGGCCGCTCTTTATTGCCGTCCTCCAATTCTTCGCGGTGTATCTGCTTCACAGATCCGTGCGGATCACGCCGCAAACCACGCGCCCATGAACGCCCGCTAGGGTGTCCGAGTCGGTGAATCAGGAGTTAACTTTCCAGCAAATTTCGCCGCTCGGCGACTTCGCGACTCAGTCTATGACGTCTTCGTCGCACGAAAAGTGGGTGACACACAGATGCCAAATTCAAATGACGTCGCAAGCAACGAGATGCTTTGGAAGCGCGTCCTGTCACTGCTCGTCGTAGGTGCCAGCGCGTTGGGTGGAAGCGCAGTGTTGCTGATACAGGCGTTGCCACCAATACTTCACGGATTTCCATAGAGCCGGAGACGGGTCTTGAGTGACACGGGCCAAGTTGAGCGGCAAAGGAGTGTGCAATGAAACGTCCAACAAAACGTCCAACAACGAAAGTTGGTCGGAGTCGTAAAGCATTGGTATTGCTTGAAAAAATTGCAAGAAAAATTTGAGTCGGAGCGCTTCACCCGCTCTACGATTTTCCACGCCACTCTACGATTTTGTGCGATTTGGCACGCTCTTAAGCGCCCGTCTTCTCGCCGACGAGCCGTTTGAGATCAACCTCTCCTAGAAACCTATCCCGCTGTCTGCTTCTCCTTCGACGGAGGGGACGAGGTTCGCGGCGAGAAAGTCCACGAATGCTCTGAGCTTGGGAGCGAGATGCCGACTCGACGGCCACATGACCCGAAGCGGTCCGGAGCGATCGGTGTAGTCGTCGAGCACAGTGACGAGCAGACCTTCACGAAGTTGCCTGCCTATGGCGAAGTCGGGCAGGTAGGCGATGCCCAGGCCTTGCTCGGCCAGATGGATCAGCGGCTCAAGCGTGCTTGCGACCGCCGTTTTCGGAAGTTCAATCTCGACGCCGGCTTGCTCGGGCGGCACGGGCCATTGCTCGAACCGTCTGCTGGTCGGAAACTTGCGGAAGAGAGCGGGAGTCTAGACGTCCGTCGCATGGCTGCGAGGACCGCGATTTGGACGCAACCTAATCTCAAGACAGCTCAAAGTGAGCGGCCACGCCGCATGTCCAAAATTGTCGAAGGCGTTTTTGTGCCGAGGCTTAATTCGCTGAATGAGTGGTTACGGAATGACCGCTTCTGGCGGATTGTGTTGAAAAACTCGGACGCAAAACGCGCATTGCGATCTTCCTTATCCCCGCAGGCTTAAATGGCTTATCTGGCGCCGCTCTCAGGAGGTAACTCGCTTACCGTGACATCAGAAGCGGAACAGGCGCCAGTTTCAGCAACGTCCGGGTTACGCCGCCGAACAGCATCTCGACAGAGCGGGCGTGGCTGTAGGCGCCAATGACGATCAGATCCATGCCGTGAGCTGCGGCACACGACAGGATGACGTCGGCGACCGGGGAGCCTTGCGACAACACCTGCTCTATTTCGACGCGGGCACCGTGCCGCGTGAGATACAGGGCGATATCAGCGCCGGGCTCCTCGCCGTGCCGGCCTGCTCTCTGTTCCGAATCGACAACCAAAAGAGTGACGGAACTAGCCGCGACGAGGAAGGGGAGCGCGTCTGCGACTGCGCGCCGGGCCTCACGGCTGGCGTTCCAGCCGACCAGTATCTTGTTGCCGATAGATTCGGATTTCCAGCCGCTCGGTATGACGAGAATGGGAGCGCCGCTGGACAGCAGGAGCTTTTCAGGAGATGTGTAGCCGCGCAGCTCTTGCAGCTCACGCTGACCGATCACCACGAGATCGGAATGAAGCGAGTTGAGAGTGAGATCGTCGTCAGGTCCACCTCGACGGATCACCCGGAATTCTGCACGGAGATCGCGCTTCGCGGATATGGCCTCGAAGCGCCGGCGAACATCGGAAGTCACAGCCTCGTCGGCCGCCTTCTGCGAGGCGAGCGCGGCCCGGATCGCCTTCTCACCAATCACATAGTAATCGGATCGATACTCCGGGCGAACCGCAGATACGACGTGGATTCCGGCAAGGTGGGCGTCGCACCGGTGAGCGAGCGCAGCTGCATAGTCGATCCGCTTCTCTCCTTCGGGGGTGGCGTCGACGAACACCCCAATGCTTTTCAAAGTCATGGCATCCTTTCCTATCGGCAGTTTCTGACGTCATTCAGCGTGTCGCGAAGCTCGGCTCGGCGACATGGATCGGTTCAACAAGGCATCTGCGATCAATCGGCTCACCGCCTCGCGCGTAGAGGCGTCGTACCTGTCCCGGTAGGACAGGACGACGTCCGGCTCGACCAGAGCACAGGCTGCCGCCTTTATGCGCCTTGCTTCTTGTTCGGCATCACCGGCCAGCCCGAAATCTCCCGATGCGCTCGCTGCAGCGAGTATCTTGGTGATGTGGCGGACGAGGCGCGCGTCGTAGTGCCTGTAGCAGGGCCATTGTTCTGCCGTGGCATCGGCGAGCAACTCGCTGACCCGCGGCTCGCGATCAGCGAAGATGATCAGAGCCGTGTTCAAGCCGGTGAGAAACCCACTGAGCCGATCGCGCGCCGAATGGCCGTTGCAGATCGCGCAAGCAAGGGCTGCGCGTTCGGTCTCGTGCAGGTAGTGGGACGCAAGCGCTCCGAGGATCGCGCGGCGGCTTGAGAAATACCGATAGACGTTGGCGGGGGAGAAGCCGCAGGCGTCTGCCACGTCCGCCACAGTGATTTTGCGATGGCCGTAAATTCTGAGAAGCCGTTCCGTTTCGAGGAGGATGCGTGTGGCATTTTCCCGAGGGGCGCGTCGCAAGTCACCGTACAGCCGTGGGCTGGCATCAGGCTTGTCGACAGCTTCCACTGACGATGATCGAACTCGCCGGGGGTCTGGGAGGGCGGCGAAATGATGCGCGGTCGCCGACTCCGTCCGGGGGTGGGCGAGGGGCCCGATCGTATCGGTCGCGGGCGGGACCGGGCATGTTGCCGAAGTAAGGGGCCGACTTGACATAGCGACCTTCAGTGACAATGAGAGTTTTCAGTTTTTGCGGATGGCCGCGGAGCATTTGTCGCCCATCACGAGAAGGCGTAGCGCGCGACTGCGTGCTCGTCCCAATCCAGCCCGAGCCCGGGCCCGCGCGCGGTGACCGTGCCGTCAACGAGCAGCAGCCGTTCGGTCAGAACAGCGCCGGCAATGTCCAGATATTCAAACCAGGCAGCTGTCGTCGCAACGGCCATCACATGCGCGCTCGGCTCGACAAAGGTGTGATTTGACAATGGCAACGCCGCGGCTTCTGCCTGTGCCGTTGCTGAAAGCCAGCCGGTGACACCGCCGATCTTCATGATGTCGACCATCGCAAGATCGGACGCACCGGCGGCGATGGCGTTCGCCATCCCGTGAGGAAACCACCAGTTCTCCCCTGTCTGAATCGGTACTGGCCGGACGCGCTCGCGAACCTCGCGATGGCCCACAAGATCTTCGGCCGCAACCGGCTCTTCCACCCAGGTCAGATCGAAATCTTGCAGCCGACGGATGCGCTCGACCGCGCCGGCAGTGCTTTGCGACTGATTGAAGTCGAGCATCAACCGCACACGGTCGCCGATCGTTCGCCGCACATCGGCGACGATAGCCACGTCGCTCTCCACAGCTCCTGCGCCAAGCTTGATCTTGATCGCCTTGAAGCCGCTCGCGACGGACGTCTCGAGCCAGGGCAAATCGGTTCGCCGATCAAGTACGCCGAAACTGTCGTATGCCGGTAGCGGCCGTAGCTCGCCACCGAGCATCACCACAAGGGGAACGTCCATCGCGCGCGCAAGCGCGTCCCATAACGCCATATCGAGAGTGCCGACCACCATGCCGGCGAATCCCTGCCAGCCGACCAGCTTGAGACGCTTCTCCACCTGCCGCATCCGCGCACGCGGGCTGACGGATTTTCCGAGGAGTTCAGGGGTGATGTCGCGCACGAACTGCGTGAGCGAACGCAGGGTGAGCTGCGTATAGGCGAACGCATAGGCTCGTCCCGTCACCCCCGCGTCCGTCAACACATCGATCAGCAGGAGTGGGGCGTCGAGCACGTCACCTGAAGCTGTCCTGATCGGGCGTGGCAGCGGCGCGACCACCGGTCGGACTCGAATCTCCTGGATCACGAGATCGGGAATGCTCATGTGCGTTATCCTCTTTATCGGTATTAACCGTTTGTCTGGCGTTCGAGCAGATCCATTCCAACCGATCGTCGCGGCGCGGTCGCAGGCATCGATCCGTCGGCCATGACATAGTCGGGCGACAACTGGCCGATCGATGGGCATCCAATCTGCGCTAACGTCCGGTCGACTTCGTCCTTGAGCAAGCGAAGGACGTGGTCGACGCCGGCTTCACCAGCCGCTGCTAGGCCGTAGAGCGTCGCGCGTCCAAGCACCACCGCGTTCGCGCCGAGCGCCAACGCTTTCACGATGTCGGTCCCGCGGCGATAGCCGCTGTCGATCAGGATCGGCGCCGAGATCCGCGCCCGGCTCTCCGCGAGGACATCGAGCGGCGAGACGGCTGCATCGAGCTGGCGAGCTCCATGGTTGGAAAGGATCACCCCATCGGCGCCGGCCGAGATGCATCGCTCAGCATCGTCGGGACGCATGATGCCCTTCACCAACAACTTGCGCGGCCAGAGTTTGCGCAGCCAGCTAAAGTCGTCCCAGTTGAAGCTGGAATCCATCTGTCGGCTCATAACCGTGGCCTGGATCTCGCCATCCGAGGAATCGGCGGTCACGAAGTTCCCGAGCTGAGGCATGCCACTGAGCATGAAGCCGAACGACCATCGAGGGTGCGTGACGCCGTCATAGATCAGCCCGGGCGTATAACGCATCCGCAGACCGAAGTTGTTGCGCAGATCGCGCTCGCGGTTGCCGTTCACCCCGACATCGGTCGTGAGCACAAGGGTAGAATAGCCAGCCGCCTCGGCGCGACGAACCATCTGCTCCGCGAGCTTGCGCTGAACGATATAGAGCTGGAACCAGAGGTCGGCCTTGGATGCGGCTGCCACCTCCTCGATCGAGGCATTCGAGGCAGTCGACAGCACGAAGGGAATGCCCGCCCTCCCGGCCGCACGGGCGAGCAAAAGGTCGCCCTTCGGCCAAAGCGCGCCGTTCAGGCCGGTGGGCCCGATCATGAAGGGAGCAGACTGATGTCGTCCAAACAGTTCGATGCCGCTGTCGCGCCTGCTGACGTCGACGAGACGGCGCGGCATCAATCGATAGCGTTCGAAGACCTCTCGATTGTGTTTCATACCGATTTCGTCTTCGGCGCCGCCTTCGAGATAATCGAATATGATCTTGGGCAGGCGGCTTTGCGCGAGGATGCGGTAGTCTTCGACGTTGACAGGCTTCATGGACATGGCGATCTCCGTCAGAATCCCTCAGCGAGGGTAGGCACCTCGATCAGGGTTGGGGCTTGCGAGCCAAGCGCTGCTGCCAGCGCTTGCTTGAGGTCGTCGACCGTGGCGGCGCGCACGCTCTCCACGCCATAGCCCTTGGCCAGCGAGAGGAAGTCGATGCCGGGCACGTCATCGACCTTCAGCACCTCGGCGAACCAGCGCAGCGCGCCGTAGGTGCCGTTCTTCATGATCAGGAAGACCACCGGGATTTTATAGCGCGCGGCGGTCCAGAGCGCGGTGATGCTGTAATTGGCCGACCCATCGCCGATGATGGCGATGACGCGCCGCGATGACTCGGCGAGCTGAACGCCGAGCGCTGCCGGCATAGCAAAGCCAAGACCGCCAGCCGCTCCGAAGTAATAGCTGCCAGGATCCTGCATAGGTAATCGGCGTCACAGGAAGTCGGTCGTTGAGGTCGACTCGTTTACGTAAATCGCATCGCGCGGCGCGATCGCAGCGATGACGTCAAAAACCGCTTCTGGCGACAACGGCGCCGGGCCGACTTCCGCTGGCGCGGGTCTTGCCCGCGGCGTGGGTAACGGGCGGCCGGACTGGCCTACATTGTCGGCCAAAGCTTGAAGCGCAGCATGGATGTCTCCGACGATCGCATCACCCACTGGCGCGCGAGCCGCCTCCTGCGCATCGGACGTCAGCGCAATAAGTTCGGCTCCCTCGGGGAGATACGCCCCCGGCTCGTATTGGTGGTAGCGGAAGACAGGTGCGCCGACGACGAGGATCAGGTTGTGCCCGCTCAGCGCCGCCGAAATCCCCTTGATCGCGGCCGGCAGCAGACCCCGGGAGGATGGATGCGTGGTTGGGAACGGACAGCGCGGTGCCGACGGCGCTACCCAGACCGGCGCGTGAAGCTTCTCAGCCAGACGAACCGCATGAGCATTGGCGCGACACGCGTCGACCTCCGGTCCGAGGATAAGCACGGGATGTTTGGCGGCATTCAGACGTTCGACGATGCGCGACAGCGACGGTCCATCAAACGACTTGACCGCATGAACCTGGCGGTCGAGTAGAGCCGACGATTGCGGATCTGCTTCAGCCGCCCAGTCGTCATAGGGCACTGAGAGATAGACCGGCCCGGACGGTGGCAACGCCGCCATGTGCAGCGCCCGACTCATCGCCAGCGGCACATCCTGAGCGATCGGCGGCTCATAACTCCACTTCACCAGCGGGCGTGGCATTTGCGACGAGTCCAGATTGGTCAACAACGGCTCGACACCCATCATGGCGCGTGTCTGCTGCCCGGCCGTCACGATCAGCGGCGTATGAGAGTTCCACGCATTGGCGAGCGCTCCCATGCCGTTGCCCGTGCCGGCGGCGGAGTGGAGATTGACGAGGGCTGGCTTGGCTGTCGCCTGGGCGTACCCGTCAGCCATGCCCATTGCAACGCCCTCGTGCAGGCCGTGGAAATATCGGAAGTCTGCCGGAAAATCCTTCAGGAACGGCAACTCGTTTGATCCAGGATTGCCGAAGATTGTAGTGACGCCATGCCTGCGCAACAGGTCATATGTCACGTCATGAACGCTCGTCATGATTTCTCTCCTGTCTTGCGATGGGACTGGCGCAGCTCCGGATTTGCGCGGGCCTCGTGATTGTTGTTGTCTGCGGTCTTGGCGTCGCGAGACATTTCCAAGCAGGTCAGCAAATCGACATAGCTCGTAAAATCGCCGATTGTCGCCTCGACCGTGCAGGTCTTTCTGTCCGCACCGGCATATTGCGCCCACGCCTCCCGGAGCTGCCGAAGCGCGGCAGCTTCGTCGCGAGAGCAGCGGGCCACATCGACGCTCGGTCCACCCTCAAAACTGCACTCCCTCACGGTGTCGAACTTCGGCACCGTGTCGGAGACGGCGATTGGCGAAAACGCGGCCAGGATTGCGATCGGTAGATGAAGGAACATGTCAAACTCCTTTTGAGGATGTGTGTTCGAAGGCCGCCCCCTGCGCGGAAAGCCCGTGCAGAACAGAAAGCGGTTCTAGGTGGTCGGACCGGTGCCCAGCGGGCGCGGCTGTACTTTGCTGCCATTGACGAGCGTGACTGGCGGATTGAGGATCACACGCTCGCCAGCCCTCAATCCGGCGTCTACTTCCACCCGGGTGCCCAAGTCGCGTGCGACCCTGACGGTGCGGATCTCGGCTTTGCCATCCTTGACGACGGCCGCCTGCAGGCCATTGCGGTTGAAGAGCAGGGCCTCCGCCGGAATGGTGAAGGACGGCGTCTTGCGCGGTACCTTGAGCTCGACCGAGCAATAGATGCCGGGCGGCAGCGCGCCGTCGGGATTGGGGATATCGATTTCGGTCAAGAGCGTGCGGGTGCCGCTCTGCAGCGCGTCGGCGATCCGGGTCACCTTGCCTTGAAACTCGTGATCCGGCAGTTCGGGCACTCGCACGATCGCATCAACGCCCGGGGCAACACCGAATGCTGCGTCCTGCGGTACATAGACCCACACCCGGATCACGTTCCTTTGCATGATCTCGAACATGAAGGTGCCGGTGTTTGCGTTGCCCTGCGCCAGCGCGCCGACATCGACATTGCGTTGGGTGATGACGCCATCGAAGGGCGCGAGGACCAAGGCATAGGCTCGGTTCTGACGCAGCACCGTGAGCAGATGCTCTTGCGCCGCGACATTTGCTTGCGCGACGCTGACGGCGGCCTCGTCAGCTTTGACTGTTTGCAGGTCGATATCGCCCTGGTGCCCGGTCACCCATCCATCCTTGAGCAACGGTTTGTCGCGGCCCCAGGTCGCTTCTGCGAGCTTCGCGTTGGCTTCCGCCTTCTGCACCGCGGCCTTTAGCTGCTCGAGGGTGGCCTCGTTCTGCGAAATCTGGTCGTCGAGCTCGGGTACTGCGAGCTCTGCGAGCAGTTCGCCCTGCTTGACGTGATCCCCGATATCGACATTGCGCTTGGCAATATAGCCGGTTGCCCGGGCGTAGATGTTGGCAGCGGCGTAGGCTGCGGTGGTGCCCGGCAACGTGACGGGAACAACGGCCGGACTCGCCTCGACAGGCGCGATAAGGACGGACGGCGCGAAGCGACGCGTCTCATCAGCTGTCAGAAGAGCCTGCCGTTGCTGCGCATGGTGGCGCGAGGCACCGAGCGAGATGCCAGTGGTCAGCAACAGGAAGGCGCCGAATGCGAAGATGCGTCCGCCCCAGCGGCGCCGCGCTCGCGAGCGAGGTTTGGATGAGGTTTGATAAGCCTTGCCGGTGTGCACGTCGGTTTGGTCGAGATCATTCATGGGACAACTCCTCAAAGACGCCATATGCGGGAACGCCATCGTTGCGCTTGCGCAGCAAGGCAAAGAGATAGGGGACGATCAGCAGGGTGGTTGGAGTGGCAAACAAGAGTCCGCCGATCACAGCGCGCGCCAGCGCCGCATTCTGCTCCTCGCCTGCGCCGCCAATCGCCATCGGGATCATGCCGACAATCATCGCCGCGGCGGTCATCAGCACCGGGCGGATTCGGGTGCGGCCCGCTTCAAGGGCAGCTCGAAACGCGCTCTTGCCTTTGAGCTGTTGCTCGCGCGCAAACGTCACAAGCAGAATGGAGTTCGCCGAGGCGACGCCGACCGCCATGATCGCGCCCATCAGGGAGGGGACGTTGAGCGTCGTGCCTGTCATGAACAGCATCGTGACGATGCCGCAGAAGGTCGCCGGCAGCGCCAGGATCACCACAAGAGGATCGCCGAAATTCTGGTAGTTGACGACCATCAAGAGGTAAACGAACACGGCTGCAAACAGCAGTCCGATGCCAAGATCACGGAACGCATCGTGCATGCTCTGGATCTGTCCGAGAACCTGGATGCGGTTGCCGGGCTTGAGCTCCCTCTGGAATTGGGCGACGAGCTTGCCGATGTCGGCGGACACACTGCCGAGATCGCGTCCCTGAACGCTGGCATAGATATCGTAGACCGGCTGAATATTGGTCTGGTTGAGATTGGTCGGAACGCTGTCGCGCTTCAGCGTAGCCACGTTGCTCAATAGCCCCGGTACCGGCGGGCCGTTGGCGGCGAACGCGGTGGACACCGGCGTGTTGCCAATGTCGTTGAGCGAGCTCACCAGGTGCTCCGGCGTCTGGACCGCAATGTAATAGGGAATCCCGGCGACGGGATCGGTCCAGAAATTGGGCGCGACCTGCTCCGACGAGCTTAGGCTGGTATTGACATCATTGGCGATGACTTGCGCGTTGAGACCGAGCTGCAGCGCGCGCGATCGGTCGATGTCCACCATGAAGGCCGGCGCATCAAGCTCCTGCTGAAGATGGGCGTCCGCGATGCCCGGAATGCCAACGAGGCGGCGGCGCAGCTCCTCCGCGACGCGCCTGTTGGTCACACGATCGCGACCAACAACCCGTACGTCGATCTGCGCCGGCAAGCCGAAATTGAGGACCTGCGTGATCATGTCGGCGGCCTGGAAATAGAAGGTCGTGGACGGAAATGCAGCCGGCAGCACCTCGCGGAGATTGCGCACATAAGCGGCCGTCGGCGCGTGGCCCTCTTTGAGCGATATTAGAATCGTGCCGTCGTTGACGTTGATGGTCGAGCCGTCGGTGAAGGCGAGGTTGTACACGCGTTGCGGCACGCCAATGTCATCGACGATGAGGTCGCGATCTCGCTCCGGGATGACCTCGCGGATCTTGTCTTCGACCTCGTCGAAGATGCGTTCGGTGGCTTCGATGCGGGTTGCTGCCGGGGCTCGGACATGAAGCTTGATCTGTCCGCCATCGATGTCGGGGAAGAAGTCACGGCCAACCAGCGTCGCCATTGCGCCGCCCAGCGTGAGCATCAGCGCGGCGGCGACCGGGATGATGAGGCGCCGCTTGAGCAACATGGTCAGCACGCGGACATAACCCCGGCGAAACAGCTCGAATCCATGCTCGAAGCGCTGGTGCAAGCGCGCGAACGGGTTGCCGGAGCCGCTCTCCCCGCCGTGATGCTCGCCCTTGAGCAAGAGCCCGATCATGACTGGCGTCAGCGTGCGCGAAAGGCCGTATGACGCCAGCATCGCGAACACCACCGCGAGCCCGAGCGGGGTGAACAGGAATTTTGCGGGCCCTTCAAGGAACACCACCGACGTGAACACGCAGCTGATCGCGAGTGTCGAGACCATGGTCGGCACCGCAATGCCGGCGGAGCCGTGCAGGGTCGCTGCGGCC
This genomic window contains:
- a CDS encoding glutathione S-transferase family protein; this encodes MKLYDLRTGTNTRRVRIFLAEKGVKLPTVEVDMMKGENKDPEYLSKNPMGTMPLLELDDGTQLAESVAICRYIEELHPDPPLFGTTPIERALIEMWNRRMELELLIPIIDHFVHSSTFYKERLSQVADIAHRGHMHAQARMRWLDGELAMRPFIAGNQYTIADITAQCALILGKNTGTPIPNDSQHLARWFTDVSKRPTARV
- a CDS encoding LysR substrate-binding domain-containing protein — its product is MPPEQAGVEIELPKTAVASTLEPLIHLAEQGLGIAYLPDFAIGRQLREGLLVTVLDDYTDRSGPLRVMWPSSRHLAPKLRAFVDFLAANLVPSVEGEADSGIGF
- a CDS encoding universal stress protein: MTLKSIGVFVDATPEGEKRIDYAAALAHRCDAHLAGIHVVSAVRPEYRSDYYVIGEKAIRAALASQKAADEAVTSDVRRRFEAISAKRDLRAEFRVIRRGGPDDDLTLNSLHSDLVVIGQRELQELRGYTSPEKLLLSSGAPILVIPSGWKSESIGNKILVGWNASREARRAVADALPFLVAASSVTLLVVDSEQRAGRHGEEPGADIALYLTRHGARVEIEQVLSQGSPVADVILSCAAAHGMDLIVIGAYSHARSVEMLFGGVTRTLLKLAPVPLLMSR
- a CDS encoding TetR/AcrR family transcriptional regulator; translation: MEAVDKPDASPRLYGDLRRAPRENATRILLETERLLRIYGHRKITVADVADACGFSPANVYRYFSSRRAILGALASHYLHETERAALACAICNGHSARDRLSGFLTGLNTALIIFADREPRVSELLADATAEQWPCYRHYDARLVRHITKILAAASASGDFGLAGDAEQEARRIKAAACALVEPDVVLSYRDRYDASTREAVSRLIADALLNRSMSPSRASRHAE
- a CDS encoding enolase C-terminal domain-like protein, with translation MSIPDLVIQEIRVRPVVAPLPRPIRTASGDVLDAPLLLIDVLTDAGVTGRAYAFAYTQLTLRSLTQFVRDITPELLGKSVSPRARMRQVEKRLKLVGWQGFAGMVVGTLDMALWDALARAMDVPLVVMLGGELRPLPAYDSFGVLDRRTDLPWLETSVASGFKAIKIKLGAGAVESDVAIVADVRRTIGDRVRLMLDFNQSQSTAGAVERIRRLQDFDLTWVEEPVAAEDLVGHREVRERVRPVPIQTGENWWFPHGMANAIAAGASDLAMVDIMKIGGVTGWLSATAQAEAAALPLSNHTFVEPSAHVMAVATTAAWFEYLDIAGAVLTERLLLVDGTVTARGPGLGLDWDEHAVARYAFS
- a CDS encoding alpha-hydroxy-acid oxidizing protein; this translates as MSMKPVNVEDYRILAQSRLPKIIFDYLEGGAEDEIGMKHNREVFERYRLMPRRLVDVSRRDSGIELFGRHQSAPFMIGPTGLNGALWPKGDLLLARAAGRAGIPFVLSTASNASIEEVAAASKADLWFQLYIVQRKLAEQMVRRAEAAGYSTLVLTTDVGVNGNRERDLRNNFGLRMRYTPGLIYDGVTHPRWSFGFMLSGMPQLGNFVTADSSDGEIQATVMSRQMDSSFNWDDFSWLRKLWPRKLLVKGIMRPDDAERCISAGADGVILSNHGARQLDAAVSPLDVLAESRARISAPILIDSGYRRGTDIVKALALGANAVVLGRATLYGLAAAGEAGVDHVLRLLKDEVDRTLAQIGCPSIGQLSPDYVMADGSMPATAPRRSVGMDLLERQTNG
- a CDS encoding thiamine pyrophosphate-dependent enzyme; this encodes MQDPGSYYFGAAGGLGFAMPAALGVQLAESSRRVIAIIGDGSANYSITALWTAARYKIPVVFLIMKNGTYGALRWFAEVLKVDDVPGIDFLSLAKGYGVESVRAATVDDLKQALAAALGSQAPTLIEVPTLAEGF
- the mdlC gene encoding benzoylformate decarboxylase: MTSVHDVTYDLLRRHGVTTIFGNPGSNELPFLKDFPADFRYFHGLHEGVAMGMADGYAQATAKPALVNLHSAAGTGNGMGALANAWNSHTPLIVTAGQQTRAMMGVEPLLTNLDSSQMPRPLVKWSYEPPIAQDVPLAMSRALHMAALPPSGPVYLSVPYDDWAAEADPQSSALLDRQVHAVKSFDGPSLSRIVERLNAAKHPVLILGPEVDACRANAHAVRLAEKLHAPVWVAPSAPRCPFPTTHPSSRGLLPAAIKGISAALSGHNLILVVGAPVFRYHQYEPGAYLPEGAELIALTSDAQEAARAPVGDAIVGDIHAALQALADNVGQSGRPLPTPRARPAPAEVGPAPLSPEAVFDVIAAIAPRDAIYVNESTSTTDFL
- a CDS encoding efflux RND transporter periplasmic adaptor subunit yields the protein MNDLDQTDVHTGKAYQTSSKPRSRARRRWGGRIFAFGAFLLLTTGISLGASRHHAQQRQALLTADETRRFAPSVLIAPVEASPAVVPVTLPGTTAAYAAANIYARATGYIAKRNVDIGDHVKQGELLAELAVPELDDQISQNEATLEQLKAAVQKAEANAKLAEATWGRDKPLLKDGWVTGHQGDIDLQTVKADEAAVSVAQANVAAQEHLLTVLRQNRAYALVLAPFDGVITQRNVDVGALAQGNANTGTFMFEIMQRNVIRVWVYVPQDAAFGVAPGVDAIVRVPELPDHEFQGKVTRIADALQSGTRTLLTEIDIPNPDGALPPGIYCSVELKVPRKTPSFTIPAEALLFNRNGLQAAVVKDGKAEIRTVRVARDLGTRVEVDAGLRAGERVILNPPVTLVNGSKVQPRPLGTGPTT
- a CDS encoding efflux RND transporter permease subunit, with protein sequence MGIVRFALRFPYTFYVVAAFILFLGISAIMVMPQDIFPEIDIPVVSVIWQYTGLSVPEMEQRVTTYSQYSISTSVSGIKNMEAQTLNGISVQKIYFQPGVNLDLAISQIVAATNAIRALMPAGIQAPIVVQYNASSVPVLQLSLKSDRLNEQQLYDYGYYNLRQQLAPVPGVTFPAPDGGKYRQIMVDIDPLKLHARGLTPADVVNAVSAQNLTLPSGLAKIGDTQYTVRTNAMPVSITDLNNIPIKYINGQTVFLRDVGQVHDGWAVQQNIVRNDGRRSVLLSVLKNGNASTVAVVKGVRKVLDVARAAAPPGLSINELFDQSKLVTSSIAGVLREGAIAAGLTGLMILLFLGSWRSTLIVLISIPLSILTSIVILYFMGHTLNTMTLGGMALAVGILVDDSTVTIENTHRLRSEGMTLAAATLHGSAGIAVPTMVSTLAISCVFTSVVFLEGPAKFLFTPLGLAVVFAMLASYGLSRTLTPVMIGLLLKGEHHGGESGSGNPFARLHQRFEHGFELFRRGYVRVLTMLLKRRLIIPVAAALMLTLGGAMATLVGRDFFPDIDGGQIKLHVRAPAATRIEATERIFDEVEDKIREVIPERDRDLIVDDIGVPQRVYNLAFTDGSTINVNDGTILISLKEGHAPTAAYVRNLREVLPAAFPSTTFYFQAADMITQVLNFGLPAQIDVRVVGRDRVTNRRVAEELRRRLVGIPGIADAHLQQELDAPAFMVDIDRSRALQLGLNAQVIANDVNTSLSSSEQVAPNFWTDPVAGIPYYIAVQTPEHLVSSLNDIGNTPVSTAFAANGPPVPGLLSNVATLKRDSVPTNLNQTNIQPVYDIYASVQGRDLGSVSADIGKLVAQFQRELKPGNRIQVLGQIQSMHDAFRDLGIGLLFAAVFVYLLMVVNYQNFGDPLVVILALPATFCGIVTMLFMTGTTLNVPSLMGAIMAVGVASANSILLVTFAREQQLKGKSAFRAALEAGRTRIRPVLMTAAAMIVGMIPMAIGGAGEEQNAALARAVIGGLLFATPTTLLIVPYLFALLRKRNDGVPAYGVFEELSHE